In Kitasatospora sp. NA04385, a single genomic region encodes these proteins:
- a CDS encoding glycerate kinase, with the protein MRVVVAPDSFKGTIDAAEAADALAAGWRSVRAADEVRCLPMADGGEGTLAAVVSASEGARLFDVPGVSGPDGRPVPGRFALLPDGTAVVELAVASGLPLLGEELCPLTATTRGTGESIAAALDAGARRLLVGLGGSASTDGGYGLLAALGARLRDGAGRALDDGPAGLDRALAEARVLDRSALRAAPPGGVVLLTDVADPLLGEHGAAAAYGPQKGADAYEVTLLERRLARLAELLGGEPSAPGAGAAGGTGYGLAAGWGAVVEPGAAAVARLLSLPEAVGAADLVITGEGRFDATSLRGKAVGEVVRLASAADVPSTVVAGTADAPGVLTLSALAGSSAAARRDPARWLHRAGAALAARHGASGRS; encoded by the coding sequence ATGCGGGTAGTGGTGGCACCGGACTCGTTCAAGGGCACGATCGACGCCGCGGAGGCGGCCGACGCGCTGGCCGCCGGCTGGCGTTCGGTGCGCGCGGCGGACGAGGTGCGGTGCCTGCCGATGGCGGACGGCGGCGAGGGCACGCTCGCCGCCGTCGTCTCGGCGAGCGAGGGCGCCCGGCTGTTCGACGTGCCGGGCGTGAGCGGGCCGGACGGGCGGCCGGTGCCGGGGCGGTTCGCCCTGCTGCCGGACGGAACCGCGGTGGTGGAGCTCGCGGTCGCGAGCGGACTTCCCCTGTTGGGCGAGGAGTTGTGCCCGCTGACCGCCACCACCCGGGGCACCGGCGAGAGCATCGCGGCGGCCCTGGACGCCGGGGCCCGGCGACTGCTGGTGGGCCTCGGCGGCTCCGCGTCGACCGACGGCGGCTACGGCCTGCTGGCCGCGCTCGGCGCGCGCCTGCGCGACGGTGCGGGCCGGGCGCTCGACGACGGTCCGGCCGGTCTCGACCGGGCGTTGGCCGAGGCGCGGGTGCTCGACCGCTCGGCCCTGCGGGCAGCGCCGCCCGGCGGGGTGGTGCTGCTGACCGATGTGGCCGATCCGCTGCTCGGCGAGCACGGCGCCGCGGCCGCGTACGGCCCGCAGAAGGGCGCCGACGCGTACGAAGTCACCCTGCTGGAACGGCGGTTGGCTCGACTGGCCGAGTTGCTGGGCGGCGAGCCGTCCGCACCGGGCGCGGGCGCGGCCGGCGGCACCGGATACGGCCTGGCGGCCGGCTGGGGGGCGGTGGTCGAGCCCGGGGCCGCGGCGGTGGCGCGGCTGCTGAGCCTGCCGGAGGCGGTGGGGGCGGCCGATCTGGTGATCACCGGGGAAGGGCGGTTCGACGCGACCAGCCTGCGGGGGAAGGCGGTCGGCGAGGTGGTGCGGCTGGCGTCGGCGGCCGATGTCCCGTCGACGGTGGTGGCGGGTACGGCGGACGCCCCGGGGGTGCTGACGCTCTCCGCCCTGGCCGGCTCGTCAGCCGCCGCCCGCCGTGACCCGGCGCGCTGGCTGCACCGGGCCGGGGCCGCCCTGGCCGCGCGCCACGGCGCCTCGGGGCGTTCCTGA
- a CDS encoding heparin lyase I family protein codes for MVGLRKASIPLLVATLLVPALAARAQAQARAQLPAGSAPASGCAGLGTRPGPALLDVDYESGTLDSGVPGLTTTHASAPDASAVVRPGRRSSYAVEHRVTLDDPGYVSDGAPRSESATDLLPNGTFRPGDSERYEFSAQLRDWQPYRPGDSTTGDIFFQGKYGGGQPPAFYLMAKRNAVAFRSPQLDFQETVVADFQPYVDRWMDFRVDVRWAADDTGCFRVSVRLPGQCDYRQVVALDGVATWKPSAPADHGYLKWGLYRPSESLAAGDVPTRTVRHDDIRILPLPDTDPK; via the coding sequence ATGGTCGGACTTCGCAAGGCATCGATCCCCCTGCTCGTGGCCACGCTGCTGGTACCCGCCCTGGCCGCCCGGGCCCAGGCCCAGGCCCGGGCCCAGCTCCCGGCCGGTTCCGCCCCGGCGTCCGGCTGCGCGGGGCTCGGGACCCGTCCGGGCCCGGCGCTGCTGGACGTGGACTACGAGAGCGGGACGCTCGACTCGGGCGTCCCTGGCCTGACCACCACCCACGCGAGCGCGCCGGACGCCTCCGCCGTCGTACGCCCGGGCCGCCGGAGCTCGTACGCGGTGGAGCACCGGGTGACCCTCGACGACCCGGGCTACGTCTCCGACGGCGCCCCCCGCAGCGAGAGCGCCACGGACCTGCTGCCGAACGGGACGTTCCGCCCGGGCGACAGCGAGCGCTACGAGTTCAGCGCGCAGCTGCGGGACTGGCAGCCGTACCGGCCGGGCGACAGCACGACCGGCGACATCTTCTTCCAGGGCAAGTACGGCGGCGGCCAGCCGCCGGCCTTCTACCTGATGGCCAAGCGCAACGCGGTGGCGTTCCGCTCGCCGCAGCTGGACTTCCAGGAGACGGTCGTGGCCGACTTCCAGCCCTACGTCGACCGGTGGATGGACTTCCGGGTGGACGTGCGCTGGGCCGCGGACGACACCGGCTGCTTCCGGGTCTCGGTGCGGCTCCCCGGGCAGTGCGACTACCGGCAGGTCGTCGCACTGGACGGGGTCGCCACCTGGAAGCCGAGCGCCCCGGCCGACCACGGTTACCTCAAGTGGGGCCTGTACCGGCCCTCGGAGTCGTTGGCGGCCGGTGACGTCCCCACCCGCACCGTCCGGCACGACGACATCCGCATCCTTCCGCTTCCCGACACCGACCCCAAGTAG